In a genomic window of Thermoproteus tenax Kra 1:
- a CDS encoding acyl-CoA dehydrogenase family protein, producing MSKYPQLGEEHELVRKTAREFAERRVVPAARAIDEGNYPRDLLREMGDLGLLAPHIPQEFGGAGLDFRSMVIVVEEIAKASPALATVAEVQGSMISYNLYRYAQPNVREKWLEDVAKGRKIVAFALSEPCCGSDAAAIQTRAERRGGEWVINGVKLWITSGLYADAYLVAARTGPPELRHKSISLFLVERSRCIETSPIKVMGVHGTGTAEVKFNDCVVGEEALVGKLNEGFQVVLDDLNNGRTCVGAIGLGIAEAAFAEAYAYSKKRTAFGRPLAEFQVLQHYLANAYVQTEAVRNVVYLAAFYRDADDPSFPMYAQLAKVLGSRLAVETTRVAMQIMGGFGYSTESRVEMLYRDAKATEIYEGANEVILNTIYKFLEKAL from the coding sequence ATGTCTAAGTATCCACAGCTGGGGGAGGAGCACGAGCTGGTGAGAAAGACGGCTAGGGAGTTCGCCGAGAGGAGGGTGGTGCCGGCCGCCAGAGCTATCGACGAAGGCAACTATCCCAGAGACCTCTTGAGGGAAATGGGCGATCTGGGACTCCTAGCTCCACATATACCTCAAGAGTTCGGCGGCGCCGGCCTAGACTTCAGAAGCATGGTGATAGTAGTGGAGGAGATAGCTAAGGCGAGCCCCGCCTTAGCCACGGTAGCGGAGGTGCAGGGCTCCATGATATCCTATAACCTATACCGATACGCTCAGCCCAACGTCAGAGAGAAGTGGTTGGAGGACGTGGCCAAGGGCCGGAAGATAGTGGCCTTCGCCCTCTCCGAGCCGTGTTGCGGCAGCGATGCTGCGGCTATACAGACGAGGGCCGAGAGGAGGGGCGGAGAGTGGGTCATTAACGGCGTAAAGCTGTGGATAACCTCGGGCCTATACGCCGACGCCTACCTAGTGGCCGCCAGGACGGGGCCGCCGGAGCTGAGGCATAAGTCCATCAGCCTCTTCCTAGTGGAGAGATCGAGATGTATTGAGACATCGCCCATAAAGGTCATGGGAGTCCACGGGACGGGCACCGCCGAGGTCAAATTCAACGACTGCGTTGTGGGGGAGGAGGCGCTGGTGGGGAAGCTCAACGAGGGCTTCCAAGTGGTCTTGGACGATTTGAACAACGGAAGGACTTGCGTGGGGGCAATAGGCTTGGGCATAGCTGAGGCGGCCTTCGCCGAGGCCTACGCCTACTCGAAGAAGAGGACCGCCTTCGGGAGGCCGCTGGCCGAGTTCCAAGTCCTCCAACACTACCTCGCCAACGCCTACGTCCAGACAGAAGCCGTGAGGAACGTGGTCTATCTGGCGGCCTTCTACAGAGATGCGGACGATCCGAGCTTCCCCATGTATGCCCAGCTGGCCAAAGTGTTGGGCTCTAGACTGGCCGTCGAGACCACCAGAGTCGCCATGCAGATCATGGGGGGCTTCGGCTACTCCACCGAGTCGAGGGTCGAGATGTTGTATAGAGACGCCAAGGCCACTGAGATCTATGAGGGCGCGAACGAGGTCATATTGAACACGATATATAAATTCTTGGAGAAAGCTCTATAG
- a CDS encoding acyl-CoA dehydrogenase family protein, with translation MEFSITGEDKIFLDSVKAFVEREIAPRWVDIDEGRWAIEDVAAALGKAGLIGIPLSSRYGGQDGAFLQAALAVEELAYADPSLATPVYVLLETAWPFVVQRYGRDEVKEEVLPEVAKGRAFVGIASTEPQGGSDVASFQTKAVREGGVWRLYGEKNMVTGVATALNLPYGGGAVAIVRTGRPEDKHRGISLFLALLKRRGIKREGFTYRDWGEIGRHGLPTGYLTFNGLEVEEQFLLGELNGGFKIAMEGFDLARTMIGAAAVGATRWLLDRGLEWIRQRTVFGRPIASYQAISFKFAELYARLEAARLAVYKAAWIADRFFRGDTAFTIKDVATAGATAKLLAVPLAVETALEVMKWFGGAAYFKETNVARVLLGALSYYVGAEGAENIMKLIIARNIVGKDYV, from the coding sequence ATGGAGTTCTCTATAACTGGAGAGGACAAGATATTCCTCGATTCGGTCAAGGCGTTCGTCGAGCGCGAGATAGCGCCCCGTTGGGTCGATATCGACGAAGGGAGATGGGCCATAGAGGACGTCGCCGCAGCTCTCGGCAAGGCGGGGCTCATAGGGATCCCCCTAAGCTCTAGGTACGGAGGCCAAGACGGCGCATTTCTGCAGGCGGCTCTGGCCGTGGAGGAGTTGGCGTACGCCGACCCCTCGCTCGCAACTCCGGTCTACGTACTGCTTGAGACTGCGTGGCCCTTCGTAGTGCAGAGGTACGGCAGAGATGAGGTCAAGGAGGAGGTCCTGCCCGAGGTGGCCAAAGGCAGGGCCTTCGTGGGGATAGCGTCCACGGAGCCTCAAGGAGGGAGCGACGTGGCCTCTTTCCAGACCAAGGCTGTGAGGGAGGGGGGCGTCTGGAGGCTGTACGGCGAGAAGAACATGGTGACCGGCGTGGCGACGGCACTGAACCTCCCCTACGGCGGCGGCGCGGTGGCCATAGTTAGGACGGGGAGGCCCGAGGACAAACATAGGGGTATAAGCCTCTTCCTAGCTTTGCTCAAGAGGAGGGGGATCAAGAGGGAGGGGTTCACCTATAGAGACTGGGGCGAAATAGGGCGGCACGGACTTCCCACGGGGTATCTCACCTTCAACGGGCTGGAGGTCGAGGAGCAGTTCCTCTTGGGAGAGCTCAACGGCGGCTTCAAGATAGCCATGGAGGGCTTCGACTTGGCCAGGACCATGATAGGCGCGGCGGCCGTCGGAGCAACTCGATGGCTCTTGGACAGAGGCCTTGAGTGGATAAGGCAGAGGACAGTGTTCGGGAGGCCCATCGCCTCATATCAAGCGATCTCCTTCAAATTCGCAGAGCTCTACGCGCGCCTGGAGGCAGCGAGGTTGGCGGTGTATAAGGCGGCGTGGATAGCCGATAGATTCTTCAGAGGGGACACGGCGTTCACCATCAAGGACGTGGCAACCGCTGGGGCCACGGCGAAGCTCCTCGCCGTCCCGCTCGCCGTAGAGACGGCGTTGGAGGTCATGAAGTGGTTCGGCGGAGCTGCGTACTTTAAGGAGACCAACGTCGCGCGGGTCCTGTTGGGGGCTCTGTCCTACTACGTGGGCGCCGAGGGGGCAGAGAATATAATGAAGCTGATAATAGCTAGGAACATCGTGGGGAAGGACTATGTCTAA